In Colias croceus chromosome 12, ilColCroc2.1, one genomic interval encodes:
- the LOC123696059 gene encoding uncharacterized protein LOC123696059, with product MSRQILKMKAQVIFSVALWLTAYASSTTENADIFNLIQTENNEPEPIEEINLVNSDLEQKADELNSSSESYNLVSNVDATMDIVIEENIQTPLNTLIPETPEVDVDEVAIADEEILYNDVVNRDPSEIMDTAAGFVPIPIIKRRQKPQKRYGLRRHFLRNPYRRYQPFYPYYYYRFYRPSSLRYFYY from the exons ATGTCCAGACAGATAT TAAAAATGAAGGCGCAAGTAATTTTCTCCGTGGCATTGTGGCTTACCGCATACGCAAGTTCAACTACTGAAAATgcagatatttttaatttaatacaaactGAAAACAATGAACCAGAACCAATAGAGGAAATAAATTTGGTCAATAGTGATTTGGAACAAAAGGCTGACGAATTGAATTCAAGTAGTGAATCATATAATTTGGTGTCAAATGTTGACGCAACCATGGACATCGTTATtgaagaaaatattcaaacaccgTTAAACACTTTGATTCCTGAAACACCCGAAGTTGATGTAGACGAGGTGGCAATAGCTGATGaagaaattttatacaatgacgTCGTTAATAGAGATCCGAGTGAAATAATGGACACTGCGGCTGGATTTGTGCCCATCCCTATCATTAAAAGGAGACAAAAACCACAAAAGCGATACGGATTACGCAGACATTTCTTAAGGAATCCTTATAGGAGATATCAGCCCTTTTACCCGTATTATTACTACAGGTTTTACCGCCCTAGCTCTctcagatatttttattattaa
- the LOC123696014 gene encoding mediator of RNA polymerase II transcription subunit 1: MTDSKALAMAPSNGLHDKSKELQKEILMEKLRSKTSQFKNLSETSKAVRMALLDKRWAVDSADRMILQKCLDSLQHCIKVTSLQSLIERLECLSRQQELKFVVGTSGVNLFISSDMFYLEILVESCGSVKDVKIHHEGKIEQQSCEELVQCIARGDFADFTAHLEGLTAVYQLNAEKKIKCKAFSALQSLEEDLCTMRQLQSFIKDPWTQVHKSPIGFLQRRRGGHAMRLTYFVSPYELLDKDKGLQPLTPELITEGRPPASNGFTSLSATARTPIGQSALVLLEGSTASKLQLVPIISTAQRAGKGGPVYAQLVPQNSAMLPACFTLKLSQPMPLCAGLAKLIHATTEVEISGDWANPKPMLGLIAQQAYNNLVPGKIIELNLSKGLFVKLPDQWQCYFLCERRGLGGCVVSSVPFTHPSHVPQLLAALRQQALFNTLVASCVRPQTKQAVDLENVLMFEVSALSWQHISISLEHPLDESMATVELELGEPAAPRAAVCALHAPPREHVDEYITKVLQKSHSIPVTLRSLIKIWEREAAAKHMNGGYSGLESNFSCGLGGIDPGGDVKHEPAPHARALYPSAVSHPHQGGTYLSEQQHHLSMMCQDAGTGELKSQLSDDRKPKKRKSDTGLWSASQKKGKPGIGDLGDSDSESDNSEGYGNEDDNTMNSNSTNDDIEGQESSVSQNEFASDLELSAMDTADALGGPENRTSSDMDNSNDGDVEDIIRNSFHKSEHKRQKLKNKEAEARRSTSSLLLDLTDGKSYMPSSVSITPISSNSSNQPSSGSNLTSMLCLDRRPGIEIIPITAAPPAALPSSITITPITSSQMKSMDDRIRSEKKSSKSEERSKEKKKKRRRDDSMGPPEKVPPKQDPLTKPVSVSIKPTDGSPMRSTSPNSILRKFSPSPTHGRSVSITKSPSPNTVKGMGKPSGTSSHHNSPRHSPVQSSPKHLPGYSSPKNHSISSPKHSSSGSGKPSMSTLKSATSGSPSGKSGTTGYDLTKKISKDCYGSTSLTSRDKEKKHSGLSFSSSGRSSPKLKNPMKLKQLEITPVSCDSPVTEPLISPPNIEVNKSNAPSQARNRKGSLSAVIDKLKSAQHCGTDSDIGSAKTGSSSSNKFNDVKNNATSSNLKVSESKNQEYMVKPSLDGMKITINKTRSKESSSSNSKINYSGSSKQSSPQLTPPSQGSPKTHTGLKPGVISGPASKKTQVMQSSKSGSLTPGSTPPKANMSPSESSSSSNTSAASKVPYSKSSSSNTSGINLSKSGSKSSSGSPKSSSSDLAKIIRDREREKARTKLMNNSEKSIFSSKSERHSSPSGSRDEIDGDRFKSSAKDASFLVEGLIKPLDTSKFQIPKLKNQNTPDKNSPVSQYDSRSMVNDFSRSVDQNKYPFPHFDSPNRGSDPMQKSGYPLNVPKPLLNMGGVSPKTLGNKTDPSEFAKVLSDSLGKGESPQRIKEDPKDAYSGSYPLMPLDFKTDMAKGFPAPKGSSEDRKGADSCMKPPVSGSVPRSGATTPQEAAEMLLDFSSSSGSKVSGMVAVRPVYPASPALLQLAKSPAPSPLVAASPHSNSPCITDDELMDEALVGPGK; this comes from the exons atGACGGATTCAAAAGCTTTAGCTATGGCTCCTTCAAATGGACTTCACGATAAATCTAAAGAGCTCCAAAAAGAAATTCTTATGGAAAAACTTAGATCCAAAACATCCCAATTTAAAAATCTTAGTGAAACTTCCAAAGCTGTTAGGATGGCTCTTTTG GACAAGCGCTGGGCAGTAGATTCAGCCGATCGTATGATCCTACAAAAATGTTTAGATAGTTTGCAGCATTGTATCAAAGTCACATCTCTACAGAGTTTAATTGAGAGACTGGAATGCTTGTCACGGCAGCAAGA gttAAAGTTTGTTGTTGGCACATCTGGGGTGAATCTTTTCATATCTTCTGATATGTTTTACTTGGAAATACTAGTGGAATCTTGTGGATCAGTGAAAGATGTTAAGATACATCATGAAGGCaag ATTGAACAACAAAGCTGTGAAGAGTTAGTACAGTGTATCGCCAGAGGTGACTTTGCAGATTTCACAGCACATCTAGAAGGACTAACGGCTGTATATCAATTGAACGCTGAAAAAAAG ataaaatGTAAAGCATTCAGTGCACTCCAGAGTTTAGAAGAGGATTTATGTACAATGAGACAGTTGCAAAGTTTCATAAAAGACCCATGGACCCAGGTACATAAGAGTCCTATTGGCTTTCTTCAAAGGAGAAGAGGAG GACACGCAATGCGTCTCACGTATTTCGTATCTCCATATGAATTACTAGACAAAGACAAAGGTCTACAACCGCTAACACCAGAGTTGATAACGGAAGGGCGACCACCCGCGTCCAACGGTTTTACGTCCCTCTCGGCAACTGCACGAACACCTATAGGACAATCAGCGCTAGTGCTGCTAGAGGGTTCTACGGCTAGTAAATTACAATTGGTGCCAATTATTTCAACGGCGCAGAGAGCTGGGAAAGG TGGTCCGGTATACGCGCAACTAGTGCCACAAAACAGCGCAATGTTACCGGCTTGCTTTACGCTCAAGTTATCCCAGCCTATGCCTCTGTGTGCGGGCTTGGCTAAACTCATACATGCTACTACTGAG GTTGAAATATCTGGAGATTGGGCGAATCCGAAGCCAATGCTTGGTCTGATCGCACAGCAGGCTTATAACAATCTAGTACCTGGAAAAATTATAGAGTTGAATCTTAGTAAAGGACTTTTTGTG AAACTCCCCGACCAATGGCAGTGCTACTTCCTGTGCGAGCGGCGCGGTCTGGGCGGGTGCGTGGTGTCGAGCGTGCCGTTCACGCACCCGTCGCACGTGCCGCAGCTGCTGGCGGCGCTGCGCCAGCAGGCGCTGTTCAACACGCTCGTCGCCTCCTGCGTGCGGCCGCAGACTAAACAAG CGGTGGACCTAGAGAACGTGCTTATGTTCGAAGTGAGCGCGTTGTCATGGCAACACATCTCGATATCGCTGGAGCACCCGCTGGACGAGAGCATGGCGACGGTGGAACTGGAGCTGGGCGAGCCGGCCGCGCCGCGCGCCGCCGTGTGCGCGCTGCACGCGCCGCCGCGCGAACACGTCGACGAGTACATCACCAAGGTGCTGCAGAAGAGCCACTCGATACCCGTCACTCTGAG atcattgataaaaatatgggAGCGCGAGGCGGCGGCGAAGCACATGAACGGCGGCTACTCCGGGTTGGAGTCAAATTTTAGCTGCGGCCTGGGGGGCATCGACCCCGGCGGCGACGTGAAGCACGAGCCGGCGCCGCACGCGCGCGCGCTCTACCCCTCCGCCGTGTCGCACCCGCACCAGGGGG GTACATACCTTTCCGAGCAACAGCATCACTTATCTATGATGTGCCAAGATGCTGGCACTGGAGAATTGAAATCTCAATTATCTGATGACCGAAAACCAAAGAAACGTAAATCCGATACGGGATTGTGGTCAGCGTCGCAAAAGAAAGGGAAGCCCGGTATCGGTGATTTAGGTGACTCCGATAGTGAAAGTGACAATTCTGAAGGTTATGGAAATGAAGATGATAATACCATGAATAGTAATTCTACAAATGATGATATCGAAGGTCAGGAGTCATCGGTCTCTCAGAATGAATTCGCATCAGATCTCGAGCTATCTGCGATGGACACGGCTGACGCTCTCGGTGGACCAGAGAACAGAACTTCATCTGATATGGATAACTCGAACGATGGAGATGTTGAAGATATAATCag gaATTCTTTTCATAAGTCTGAGCACAAAAGGCAAAAGCTGAAAAACAAAGAAGCTGAGGCGCGTAGAAGTACATCTTCTTTGCTTTTAGATCTCACTGACGGTAAATCGTATATGCCATCGTCCGTGAGTATTACTCCGATTTCTTCCAACTCTTCAAATCAGCCCAGTTCTGGATCAAATTTAACTTCAATGCTTTGTCTCGATAGGAGACCTGGTATCGAAATAATTCCAATAACAGCCGCTCCGCCTGCCGCTTTGCCGAGCTCTATTACAATAACTCCAATAACATCGTCTCAAATGAAGTCGATGGATGATCGCATACGGTCGGAGAAGAAATCGAGCAAGTCTGAAGAACGAAGTAAAGAGAAGAAAAAGAAACGGCGCAGAGATGATTCCATGGGACCACCAGAAAAAGTTCCGCCCAAACAAGATCCTCTAACAAAACCTGTTTCTGTTAGTATCAAACCGACTGACGGCTCACCCATGCGATCGACTTCCCCAAACTcgattttaagaaaatttagTCCTAGTCCTACTCACGGCAGATCAGTTTCAATTACTAAATCGCCAAGTCCTAATACAGTAAAGGGTATGGGAAAACCCTCCGGAACATCGAGTCATCACAACAGCCCTAGACATTCCCCAGTACAAAGCAGTCCAAAACATTTACCTGGGTATTCTAGTCCAAAAAACCACAGTATTTCTTCCCCTAAACATAGTTCCTCTGGATCTGGAAAACCAAGTATGTCAACTTTAAAGTCTGCAACCAGTGGGTCACCTTCAGGTAAATCCGGTACAACGGGTTATGATCTTACAAAAAAGATATCCAAAGACTGCTATGGTTCCACGTCTTTGACTTCTAgagacaaagaaaaaaaacattctgGTCTATCTTTTTCTAGTTCTGGTAGAAGCAGCCCAAAACTAAAAAACCcaatgaaattaaaacaacttGAAATAACACCAGTTTCGTGTGACAGCCCCGTAACTGAACCGTTAATTTCACCACCTAATATCgaagtaaataaatcaaatgcaCCAAGCCAAGCTCGAAATAGAAAAGGATCTCTTAGTGCCGTTATAGACAAGTTGAAGTCCGCACAGCATTGCGGTACCGATTCTGATATCGGAAGCGCTAAAACGGGCTCAAGTAGTAGCAACAAATTTAATGATGTAAAAAATAACGCGACATCTAGTAATCTAAAAGTGAGTGAAAGTAAAAACCAAGAGTATATGGTAAAGCCAAGTTTAGATGGTatgaaaattacaattaacaaAACAAGGTCGAAAGAATCATCTAGTAGTAAttcgaaaataaattattctggATCCAGTAAGCAATCCTCACCTCAGCTTACACCGCCGAGCCAAGGCTCTCCTAAAACTCACACAGGCTTAAAACCAGGTGTTATAAGTGGCCCGGCATCTAAAAAAACTCAAGTTATGCAATCATCTAAATCCGGTTCATTGACACCAGGATCCACACCACCTAAAGCCAATATGAGTCCCTCCGAATCTTCTAGCTCTAGCAATACTAGTGCTGCATCTAAAGTGCCTTATTCTAAATCTTCAAGTAGCAACACGTCTGGCATAAATTTATCGAAATCTGGCTCTAAATCAAGTTCAGGTTCTCCAAAAAGCAGTAGTTCTGATCTTGCCAAAATCATTCGTGATAGAGAACGAGAAAAAGCTCGAACTAAACTTATGAATAATTCtgagaaatcaatattttcctCAAAATCTGAACGACATTCTAGTCCCAGTGGTTCACGAGACGAAATCGATGGTGATAGATTTAAAAGTTCAGCAAAAGACGCTAGTTTCTTAGTCGAAGGATTGATAAAACCATTAGACACCAGTAAGTTTCAAATACCGAAGCTGAAGAATCAAAACACTCCTGACAAAAACAGCCCAGTATCGCAATACGACAGCCGCTCAATGGTAAATGACTTTAGTAGATCGGTGGACCAAAACAAATATCCCTTTCCACACTTCGATAGTCCAAATAGAGGCTCTGACCCAATGCAGAAGTCTGGTTATCCACTAAATGTACCGAAGCCTCTTCTAAACATGGGAGGTGTAAGCCCTAAAACGTTGGGAAACAAAACTGACCCATCAGAGTTTGCCAAGGTGTTGTCTGATAGCTTAGGAAAAGGCGAAAGTCCCCAAAGAATTAAAGAAGATCCAAAAGATGCTTATTCTGGATCATATCCTCTAATGCCTCTGGATTTTAAAACAGATATGGCAAAGGGGTTTCCTGCTCCCAAGGGAAGCTCTGAAGACAGAAAAGGTGCTGATTCGTGTATGAAACCGCCGGTTAGCGGTTCCGTGCCGCGTAGTGGTGCAACTACTCCCCAAGAGGCGGCTGAAATGCTTTTAGATTTCTCATCATCGTCGGGTAGTAAAGTGTCAGGTATGGTGGCCGTCCGACCCGTGTACCCAGCCTCTCCTGCACTCTTACAGCTTGCAAAAAGTCCGGCCCCGTCCCCTTTAGTAGCGGCGTCGCCCCATTCTAACTCTCCTTGCATAACTGATGATGAGTTAATGGATGAAGCTCTCGTAGGACCAGGTAAATAA
- the LOC123696213 gene encoding protein GVQW3-like encodes MDKNIQQRVRLKFYIANGISCSETLKMLQKAYGESTLSKTRAYKWYKAFKNGRDVMEDLQRSGRPSTSATEVNIAKVKEIVTENPHASLREMAAYLSVSHESGPYHFK; translated from the coding sequence ATGGACAAAAACATCCAACAAAGAGTTCGTCTTAAATTTTACATCGCCAATGGAATTTCGTGTTCGGAGACACTGAAAATGTTACAGAAGGCATATGGTGAATCGACTTTATCAAAAACACGTGCTTATAAGTGGTACAAAGCGTTCAAAAATGGTCGAGATGTGATGGAAGATTTGCAAAGATCTGGTAGGCCATCAACGTCTGCAACTGAAGTTAACATTGCAAAAGTGAAGGAAATAGTGACTGAAAATCCTCATGCAAGTTTGAGAGAGATGGCCGCCTATCTTTCTGTATCTCACGAGTCGGGTCCGTACCATTTTAAGTAA